A single genomic interval of Mucilaginibacter robiniae harbors:
- a CDS encoding DUF2147 domain-containing protein, whose product MLKKSGILLLLCSLFMLKATYAQRADDILGKWINPSGEGQILIYKKGNLYFGKLAWIKVPNDETGKPKTDIKNPNASLRSRPILNLEILKSFKADNDNTYEDGTIYDPKSGKTYSCKMTLNGNQLKIRGYIGVSLLGRTEVFTRVK is encoded by the coding sequence ATGCTTAAAAAATCAGGTATTTTGCTGCTGCTTTGCAGTCTGTTCATGCTTAAAGCTACCTATGCTCAACGTGCAGATGATATTCTGGGTAAATGGATTAACCCTAGTGGTGAGGGTCAGATACTTATCTACAAAAAAGGCAACTTGTATTTCGGTAAATTAGCTTGGATTAAAGTACCGAATGATGAAACCGGCAAGCCTAAAACCGATATCAAAAACCCGAATGCCAGTTTACGCTCACGCCCTATACTCAACCTGGAAATACTAAAAAGCTTCAAGGCCGACAACGATAACACCTACGAAGACGGCACCATTTACGACCCTAAAAGCGGCAAAACTTACAGCTGCAAAATGACGCTGAATGGCAACCAGCTTAAAATACGCGGCTACATCGGCGTATCTCTACTAGGCCGAACTGAAGTTTTCACCCGGGTTAAATAA
- a CDS encoding WD40/YVTN/BNR-like repeat-containing protein — MKHAFVWLILLLSMQLALAQSIRVVEQGQPCSIRGLSVVDDRVAWASGSKGHVAISTNGGQTWQWRQVKGFEQSDFRDIEAFSAREAIIMSSGTPAVILKTIDGGESWNVCYRNPDKAYFLDAMTFADPQHGYILGDPINGKFLLLQTINGGQSWAPFAVQPTAMPNEAAFAASGTCIRVNKNNLYVVTGGATARLLATPLNTAKWTYTNLPITHGQASTGAFSVAFGSRSAIIVGGNYASPKLTDSVACYISLPAVTQISLAKSVPAGYQSGVEYLGQETFLATGTSGTNWSTDNGQTWRQIDQESYNTCQKAKRGKLVLLAGDKGRIAILQQ, encoded by the coding sequence ATGAAACATGCTTTTGTATGGCTAATTCTGCTGCTGAGTATGCAGCTGGCCTTAGCACAATCGATCCGGGTTGTAGAACAAGGCCAGCCTTGCAGCATTAGGGGGCTTTCGGTTGTTGATGATCGGGTTGCTTGGGCAAGCGGTAGTAAAGGCCATGTAGCTATTAGTACCAATGGTGGTCAAACCTGGCAGTGGCGTCAGGTAAAAGGCTTTGAACAAAGCGACTTTCGAGATATAGAAGCTTTTTCGGCCCGTGAAGCTATTATTATGAGCTCAGGTACGCCTGCCGTAATATTAAAAACTATTGATGGTGGCGAAAGCTGGAACGTTTGTTATCGTAACCCAGATAAAGCCTACTTCCTGGATGCCATGACCTTTGCCGATCCCCAACATGGCTACATACTAGGCGATCCAATTAACGGCAAATTCCTGCTGCTACAAACCATTAACGGTGGTCAAAGCTGGGCACCCTTTGCCGTTCAGCCTACCGCCATGCCCAACGAAGCTGCTTTTGCCGCGAGTGGAACCTGCATCAGGGTTAACAAGAACAACTTGTACGTAGTAACAGGTGGCGCTACAGCACGCCTGCTTGCCACTCCACTAAATACCGCTAAATGGACGTACACCAACTTACCTATTACACATGGCCAAGCCAGCACCGGAGCATTTTCTGTTGCATTTGGCAGCCGTTCCGCTATAATTGTAGGAGGCAATTACGCCAGCCCTAAACTTACAGATTCGGTAGCTTGTTACATTTCACTACCAGCAGTTACACAGATAAGTTTAGCCAAGTCAGTACCTGCTGGTTACCAGTCGGGTGTTGAATACTTGGGTCAGGAAACCTTTCTGGCTACCGGTACCTCAGGCACTAACTGGAGTACTGATAACGGTCAAACATGGCGGCAGATAGACCAAGAAAGCTACAATACTTGCCAGAAAGCTAAGCGCGGCAAATTAGTGCTTTTAGCTGGCGATAAAGGCCGGATAGCCATCCTACAACAATAG
- a CDS encoding aldo/keto reductase: MRNRWAERLEKAKRDCEAALKKLGLDYIDLYLSHLPQGDIYSSWTAMEALYQEGKVRAIGVSNFNMNQIQNLLKQHSVIPAVNQVETHPFFQKTEMQKALKSQGIQLESWAPFAQGKNNLFNHELLKVLSSKYNRSIAQVVLRWLIQKEVVVIPKSASRKRINENFDVVDFELSSDDMTTIKSLDKGSGLIHHV, translated from the coding sequence ATGAGGAATCGGTGGGCAGAGCGATTAGAAAAAGCAAAACGCGACTGTGAAGCAGCGCTAAAGAAATTGGGGCTCGACTATATTGATCTGTACTTGAGCCATCTCCCGCAGGGAGACATATATTCCTCTTGGACAGCCATGGAAGCATTATATCAAGAAGGTAAAGTACGCGCTATAGGTGTAAGTAATTTCAATATGAATCAGATTCAGAATTTACTTAAGCAGCATAGTGTGATACCAGCAGTCAATCAAGTGGAGACACATCCATTTTTCCAAAAAACAGAAATGCAGAAAGCTTTGAAATCTCAAGGCATCCAGTTGGAGTCATGGGCTCCCTTTGCTCAGGGTAAAAACAATCTTTTTAATCATGAACTTTTAAAAGTGCTTTCAAGCAAATATAATAGGAGTATTGCCCAGGTGGTCTTGCGATGGTTAATTCAAAAAGAAGTCGTGGTTATTCCGAAATCAGCAAGTAGGAAAAGGATAAATGAAAATTTCGATGTAGTTGATTTTGAGTTGTCTTCCGATGACATGACAACTATCAAATCGCTAGATAAGGGTAGTGGACTAATTCATCATGTATAA
- a CDS encoding aldo/keto reductase yields the protein MPLLGFGTYLLRDGVECEQSVLHALNVGYRLIDTAAAYNNEESVGRAIRKSKTRL from the coding sequence ATGCCGCTGCTTGGTTTTGGCACTTATTTGCTTCGAGATGGTGTTGAGTGTGAGCAGTCTGTGCTGCATGCTTTGAATGTTGGCTACAGACTGATCGATACCGCTGCAGCATATAACAATGAGGAATCGGTGGGCAGAGCGATTAGAAAAAGCAAAACGCGACTGTGA
- a CDS encoding aldo/keto reductase, with amino-acid sequence MKTRQLGTSRLAVSELGFGCMGLSHGYGPATNENDAIALIQKAYESGITFFDTAEVYGQGANEQLVGKALHDIRDQVIIATKFGFKNGRNTDGLNSRPERIRQVAENSLRYLQTDYIDLFYQHRVDPDVPVEDVAGTVKDLIAEGKVKHFGMSEAGVQSIRRAHAVQPVAALQSEYSMFWREPEKEIMPLLEELGIGFVPFSPLGKGFLTGKMNADTEFDKTDWRNVMPRFSKENRKANQTIVELVTKIAAEHNATPAQIALAWLLAQKPWIAPIPGTTKMTRLEENIGGVNVALSDDDLTHIHKALGNISLQGERYPASLANLQGK; translated from the coding sequence ATGAAAACACGACAATTAGGAACCTCAAGATTAGCAGTGTCCGAACTGGGTTTCGGCTGCATGGGATTAAGCCATGGTTATGGTCCGGCAACCAATGAAAACGATGCCATTGCACTCATTCAGAAAGCTTATGAATCTGGCATTACTTTTTTTGATACCGCAGAAGTGTATGGACAAGGCGCCAATGAACAGTTGGTAGGAAAAGCATTGCACGACATACGTGATCAGGTCATCATCGCTACCAAGTTTGGCTTTAAGAACGGCAGGAATACAGATGGTTTGAATAGCCGGCCGGAACGTATCAGGCAGGTGGCGGAAAACTCGCTCCGGTATCTGCAAACCGATTACATCGACTTGTTTTACCAGCACCGCGTAGACCCGGATGTGCCTGTCGAAGACGTTGCCGGAACCGTAAAGGATCTGATTGCCGAAGGCAAAGTAAAGCACTTTGGTATGAGTGAAGCCGGCGTGCAAAGTATACGCAGAGCGCATGCCGTACAACCCGTAGCAGCCTTGCAAAGCGAGTACTCTATGTTCTGGCGCGAACCGGAAAAAGAAATAATGCCGTTGCTTGAAGAATTGGGCATTGGCTTCGTTCCGTTTAGCCCGTTGGGCAAAGGGTTCTTGACAGGTAAGATGAATGCGGATACGGAATTTGACAAAACCGATTGGAGAAACGTGATGCCTCGTTTTAGTAAAGAAAACCGCAAAGCGAATCAAACCATTGTTGAACTGGTAACAAAGATTGCGGCAGAACATAATGCAACGCCAGCGCAGATTGCACTAGCATGGCTGTTGGCGCAAAAGCCATGGATTGCACCGATTCCGGGAACTACAAAAATGACTCGCCTGGAAGAAAATATAGGCGGTGTAAACGTTGCCTTAAGCGATGATGATTTAACCCATATCCATAAGGCTTTGGGCAATATAAGCCTTCAGGGAGAACGCTATCCCGCAAGCCTGGCAAATTTGCAAGGCAAATAA
- a CDS encoding helix-turn-helix domain-containing protein, whose product MPAGAFNFGLYAVGLKELNYGQLRYGRSHYDYQEGSLIFVAPGQVLGVQSGVDVFAPKGWVLLFHPDLTNGTPLGKHMHDYSFFSYDVNEALHLSDKEKIMVTDCFSKIEYELDQNIDRHSKRLIASNIELLLNYCIRFYDRQFITRDNANKGILERFEYLLNGYFASDKPQNEGLPSVAYCAEALHLSPNYFGDLVKKETGRSTQEYIQLKVIDVAKERVFDMNKSVSEIAYELGFKYPQHFTRLFKQRVGYTPQEYRLLN is encoded by the coding sequence ATGCCCGCGGGGGCATTCAACTTTGGTTTGTATGCGGTGGGTTTGAAAGAATTAAACTATGGTCAGTTGCGTTATGGAAGAAGTCACTATGACTACCAGGAAGGAAGTCTTATATTTGTAGCACCCGGGCAGGTGTTAGGTGTGCAATCCGGCGTAGACGTATTTGCTCCGAAAGGCTGGGTATTGCTCTTTCATCCCGACCTGACCAATGGCACGCCGCTGGGCAAACACATGCATGATTATTCATTCTTTTCGTATGATGTAAATGAAGCGCTTCATCTGTCGGATAAAGAGAAGATTATGGTGACTGACTGTTTCTCAAAGATCGAGTATGAGCTCGACCAAAATATAGACAGGCACAGCAAAAGACTGATCGCATCCAACATCGAGTTGCTGCTTAATTATTGCATCCGTTTTTACGACCGCCAGTTCATTACGCGCGACAATGCCAACAAAGGGATTCTGGAACGGTTTGAATACTTATTGAATGGCTATTTCGCATCTGATAAACCGCAGAACGAAGGCTTGCCTTCCGTAGCTTATTGCGCCGAAGCCCTACACTTATCACCGAACTATTTTGGTGACTTGGTGAAGAAAGAAACCGGCAGATCTACTCAGGAATACATTCAATTAAAAGTGATAGATGTGGCCAAAGAGAGAGTGTTTGACATGAATAAATCTGTGAGTGAAATTGCCTACGAACTGGGCTTTAAGTACCCGCAACATTTTACAAGGTTGTTCAAACAGCGCGTGGGTTATACACCGCAGGAGTACCGGCTGCTAAATTAA
- a CDS encoding SDR family oxidoreductase, with amino-acid sequence MNFTNKNVVITGGSTGIGLATAKAFIDAGANVWITGRSADNLQKAAEEINSPKLTTVVSDTSNLAGIAVLEKAIADSGNTLDVLFLNAGTFVFSPIGQTTEADFDVQFNTNVKGAYFTLQKLLPHLANASAVVFNSSVVATASNAGASVYSATKGALNKIAQIAANELADRKIRVNIVSPGPTATPGFDKAVPVGAKEMATAATALQRMGNPDEIAKAVLFLASDDASFITGTELLVDGGYINYALK; translated from the coding sequence ATGAATTTTACAAACAAAAATGTAGTAATAACAGGCGGCAGCACCGGAATTGGATTAGCAACTGCCAAAGCATTTATTGACGCAGGAGCAAATGTTTGGATTACAGGCAGAAGTGCTGACAACTTGCAAAAAGCAGCCGAAGAAATTAATAGTCCGAAATTAACAACGGTTGTTTCTGACACTTCAAATTTGGCAGGCATTGCAGTTTTAGAAAAAGCAATTGCAGACAGCGGAAACACATTAGATGTTCTTTTCCTGAATGCAGGAACATTTGTATTTTCACCGATTGGACAAACAACAGAGGCAGATTTTGATGTTCAGTTCAATACCAATGTAAAGGGGGCTTACTTCACTCTACAAAAATTACTTCCGCATTTGGCAAACGCATCTGCCGTGGTATTTAATTCATCCGTTGTAGCAACCGCCTCGAATGCAGGAGCCAGTGTATATTCTGCTACCAAAGGCGCATTAAATAAAATAGCCCAAATTGCAGCAAACGAATTAGCAGACAGAAAAATCCGTGTAAACATTGTTAGTCCCGGGCCAACTGCAACACCAGGTTTTGACAAAGCTGTTCCGGTAGGCGCCAAAGAAATGGCTACTGCCGCTACAGCGCTACAAAGAATGGGCAACCCTGATGAAATTGCAAAAGCAGTATTATTTTTGGCTTCTGATGATGCAAGCTTTATTACCGGAACAGAACTTTTGGTTGATGGCGGTTACATCAATTATGCGTTGAAATAA
- a CDS encoding winged helix-turn-helix transcriptional regulator, whose protein sequence is MVENGCHKEHKKEIMAVHDAMDVLSGKWKISIISSICYYNQRRFSDILNDVNGISNKMLSKELKELEMNKLVKRTVLDTQPVTVQYQLTEYGRTLQTIIDNLTDWGMEHRKVITGAM, encoded by the coding sequence ATGGTTGAAAACGGATGTCACAAAGAACATAAAAAAGAGATTATGGCTGTTCACGATGCCATGGACGTACTGAGCGGAAAATGGAAAATTTCTATTATTTCGTCTATTTGCTACTATAATCAAAGAAGATTCTCTGATATTTTGAACGATGTGAATGGCATATCTAACAAAATGTTGAGTAAGGAATTAAAAGAACTGGAGATGAATAAGCTGGTAAAGCGAACGGTTTTAGATACTCAACCTGTAACGGTTCAATATCAACTAACGGAATATGGCCGAACATTGCAGACCATTATTGACAATCTTACAGATTGGGGAATGGAACACCGAAAGGTAATTACAGGAGCAATGTAA
- a CDS encoding SOS response-associated peptidase: MCARFSLSKADQEIAKTYEVKVIDPFAPSYNTAPGMNSAIITADQPQGIQQYHFGLVPHWAKDVKIGYKMFNAKAETITELPSFKPLMNKGKRCLVLVDGFYEWKTEAGQKQPYRFELTDRDVFAFAGLYSHWHNPQDQQWYRSFSIITTTPNQTVGELHNRMPVILSPEEEKLWLAQDVPAKELLPLLDTYPDEEMKKFRVSKDVNKAVNNYADLILPQNSK, translated from the coding sequence ATGTGCGCCCGATTTTCCCTTAGCAAAGCAGACCAAGAAATAGCCAAAACATATGAAGTGAAAGTAATTGACCCGTTTGCACCATCATACAATACGGCACCGGGCATGAACTCGGCTATTATTACAGCCGACCAGCCTCAAGGTATTCAGCAATACCACTTTGGTTTGGTTCCGCATTGGGCCAAGGATGTAAAAATAGGCTACAAAATGTTTAACGCCAAAGCTGAAACTATTACTGAACTTCCCAGCTTTAAGCCGCTAATGAATAAAGGTAAACGCTGCCTGGTATTGGTAGATGGCTTTTACGAATGGAAAACAGAAGCAGGTCAAAAACAGCCTTACCGTTTTGAACTCACCGACCGTGATGTATTTGCTTTTGCCGGCCTGTATAGCCATTGGCATAACCCGCAAGATCAGCAATGGTACAGGAGTTTCAGTATTATTACCACCACTCCTAATCAAACTGTAGGCGAGTTACACAACCGCATGCCGGTTATCCTAAGTCCGGAAGAAGAAAAGCTTTGGCTGGCACAAGATGTACCTGCCAAAGAACTACTGCCATTATTAGATACCTACCCTGATGAGGAAATGAAAAAGTTTAGAGTGAGTAAGGATGTTAATAAAGCAGTTAACAATTATGCCGATTTGATACTACCACAGAACAGTAAATGA
- a CDS encoding carbon-nitrogen hydrolase, with amino-acid sequence MSKVQVGLVQMSCTADKQQNLQKAISKVREAAQQGAQIICLQELFTSLYFCDVEDYDNFKLAETIPGLSTDELSKVAAELGVVIIASLFEKRTQGVYHNTTAILDADGTYLGKYRKMHIPDDPGFYEKFYFTPGDLGYKVFKTKFATIGVLICWDQWYPEASRITALMGAEILFYPTAIGWASTQDVDTNTEQYNAWQTIQRSHAVANGVHVVSVNRVGEEAGLKFWGGSFVSNPFGKVMFQGDHHDEQTTVVELDLDKTDHYRTHWPFLRDRRIDSYAPVTKRLIDND; translated from the coding sequence ATGAGTAAAGTACAAGTAGGTTTGGTACAGATGAGCTGTACAGCTGATAAACAGCAAAATTTACAAAAAGCTATAAGCAAAGTGCGTGAGGCTGCACAGCAAGGCGCACAAATTATTTGTTTACAGGAGCTATTTACTTCCCTGTATTTTTGCGATGTAGAAGATTATGACAATTTCAAGCTGGCTGAAACTATTCCGGGCCTGTCAACAGATGAGCTTTCGAAAGTAGCGGCCGAGTTAGGCGTAGTTATTATCGCTTCGCTTTTTGAAAAGCGCACACAAGGTGTTTATCATAATACTACCGCCATATTGGATGCTGATGGTACTTACCTGGGCAAATACCGCAAAATGCACATTCCGGACGATCCGGGCTTTTACGAGAAATTTTACTTTACCCCAGGCGATTTAGGCTACAAAGTATTCAAAACTAAATTTGCCACTATAGGCGTATTAATTTGTTGGGACCAATGGTACCCTGAAGCATCTCGCATTACAGCTTTAATGGGCGCTGAAATTTTATTCTATCCTACTGCTATTGGTTGGGCCTCTACGCAAGATGTAGATACGAATACCGAACAGTACAATGCTTGGCAAACCATACAACGTTCACATGCTGTAGCTAACGGTGTGCATGTAGTAAGTGTAAACCGTGTGGGTGAAGAAGCTGGATTAAAATTCTGGGGTGGTTCATTTGTGTCTAACCCGTTTGGCAAAGTGATGTTCCAGGGCGATCATCATGATGAGCAAACTACCGTTGTAGAACTGGATCTGGATAAAACCGACCATTACCGTACCCATTGGCCTTTTCTGCGCGACAGAAGAATTGACTCCTATGCTCCTGTTACTAAACGCCTGATTGATAATGACTAA
- a CDS encoding agmatine deiminase family protein, with product MTNFDHTPAQQGYTFPAEWAPHTATWLSWPHKEASWPGKIETIYARYCEFIKEVAKGELVRINIADKQMQAFAEQHLHEAGANLHNIQFFEFPTNDAWCRDHGPAFLLNEKDKKKVVVDWGYNAWGGKYPPFDLDDVIPTRIAQQFNLPVYHPGIVMEGGSVDFNGKGTVLTTTACLLNPNRNPHLNQQQIEQYLQNFYGIEQVLWLGDGIVGDDTDGHIDDITRFINEDTVVTVVEENKNDENYHILQENLQALKTMRLLNGKQLNVVELPMPDPVIHEDQRLPASYANFYISNAAVIVPTYRCSHDDKALEILQQCFPHRKVVGIDSTDIIWGLGSFHCLSQQEPEV from the coding sequence ATGACTAATTTTGATCATACGCCGGCTCAGCAAGGTTATACCTTTCCGGCTGAGTGGGCGCCGCATACGGCCACTTGGCTAAGTTGGCCGCATAAAGAAGCTTCATGGCCGGGTAAAATTGAAACTATTTATGCCCGCTACTGTGAGTTTATTAAAGAAGTAGCCAAAGGCGAACTGGTGCGTATTAACATAGCCGATAAGCAAATGCAGGCTTTTGCCGAACAGCATTTACATGAGGCTGGTGCTAACCTGCACAACATTCAGTTTTTTGAATTTCCAACTAATGATGCTTGGTGCCGCGATCATGGCCCGGCATTTTTATTGAATGAGAAAGACAAAAAGAAGGTAGTGGTTGATTGGGGTTATAACGCTTGGGGTGGCAAGTATCCACCGTTTGATTTGGATGATGTAATACCTACCCGTATTGCCCAACAGTTTAACTTACCCGTCTACCATCCGGGCATTGTAATGGAAGGCGGCTCCGTTGATTTTAACGGAAAAGGCACCGTACTTACCACTACGGCTTGCTTACTGAACCCCAACCGTAATCCGCACCTTAACCAGCAGCAGATTGAGCAGTATTTGCAAAATTTCTATGGCATTGAACAAGTGCTTTGGCTGGGTGATGGTATTGTAGGTGATGATACTGACGGGCACATTGATGATATTACCCGCTTTATAAACGAGGATACTGTAGTAACCGTAGTTGAAGAAAACAAGAACGATGAAAATTACCATATCCTGCAAGAGAACCTGCAAGCGCTGAAAACTATGCGTTTGCTAAACGGCAAGCAGTTGAATGTTGTGGAGTTACCTATGCCAGATCCGGTGATTCATGAAGATCAGCGCTTGCCGGCATCCTATGCTAATTTCTACATCAGCAACGCAGCCGTAATTGTCCCCACCTACCGTTGCTCTCATGATGATAAAGCTTTAGAAATATTACAGCAATGCTTTCCACACCGTAAAGTAGTAGGCATTGATTCTACCGATATTATCTGGGGTTTAGGCAGCTTTCATTGTTTAAGCCAGCAAGAACCAGAAGTTTAA
- a CDS encoding c-type cytochrome, protein MAAKQNAPGKAVIAVILLLITITISGLVYLRFLQPNVGPAPQIHIVSNAAMLERGRYLANHVMVCMDCHSTRNFDEFAGPMVAGTLGQGGGEFGHAMGFPGTFFAPNITPFNLKNWSDGEIFRTITTGVTKLGEPIFPVMPYHSYGQVDSCDVIAVIAYLRRLASIDNLVPVSKADFPVSLLVRAEPQTAHLHPKPDSTNRVTYGKYLVTAAGCQDCHTQVNDIGKPIVGLEFAGGRQFNISGGSICSSNLTPDENTGLGLWTEQTFINRFIQYRSSAIAYRPVAPGDFNTVMPWTMYAGMKDDDLKAIFAFLKTLRPKQNQIRKFRPKEAGM, encoded by the coding sequence ATGGCAGCTAAACAAAATGCTCCGGGCAAAGCCGTAATTGCAGTTATACTACTTTTAATTACTATTACCATATCGGGTTTAGTATACCTGCGTTTTTTGCAGCCAAACGTTGGGCCAGCTCCTCAAATACATATAGTAAGTAATGCTGCTATGCTGGAGCGTGGCAGGTATCTGGCTAACCATGTTATGGTTTGTATGGATTGCCATAGTACCAGAAATTTTGATGAATTTGCCGGACCCATGGTGGCTGGCACATTGGGGCAGGGCGGGGGCGAGTTCGGGCATGCTATGGGTTTTCCCGGAACCTTTTTTGCACCTAACATTACACCGTTCAATTTGAAAAATTGGTCAGATGGTGAAATTTTCAGAACAATAACTACCGGAGTTACCAAGCTGGGAGAGCCTATTTTTCCCGTGATGCCTTACCATTCATACGGGCAGGTAGATTCTTGTGATGTAATTGCGGTAATTGCTTATCTGCGTCGACTGGCTTCTATTGATAATTTGGTGCCGGTATCAAAAGCTGATTTTCCAGTTAGCCTTTTAGTTCGGGCTGAACCGCAAACAGCGCACCTACACCCAAAGCCAGATTCAACTAATCGTGTAACTTATGGTAAATATTTGGTAACAGCTGCTGGCTGCCAAGATTGCCACACTCAGGTAAACGATATTGGAAAGCCCATTGTTGGATTGGAATTTGCCGGCGGACGGCAGTTTAACATATCGGGTGGTAGTATTTGTTCAAGTAACCTTACTCCAGACGAAAATACAGGTTTAGGTTTGTGGACAGAACAAACTTTTATCAATCGGTTTATACAATACAGAAGTTCTGCTATTGCTTATCGGCCGGTAGCTCCCGGAGATTTTAACACCGTAATGCCTTGGACAATGTATGCTGGAATGAAGGATGATGACCTAAAGGCAATTTTTGCTTTTCTGAAAACTTTAAGGCCGAAACAAAATCAAATAAGAAAATTCAGGCCTAAGGAAGCTGGCATGTAA
- a CDS encoding LiaF transmembrane domain-containing protein has translation MSIPSYSTPPRQNSKALAGLILVAVGGILLLRQLDLFFFPHWLFTWPVFLIVLGIYIGAKNNFRNVSWFVLVLIGSANLLDDIFPSIDVSDFMWPIGIIAVGIWVILRRNHPTKFGKSKNIKYAPDPIQADYVVKDENFTASDTKEENFTVPPASHPGDDYIEATAVFGSVKKVILSKDFKGGVITNIFGGCELDFTKADINGSVIIDITQLFGGVKMLVPSHWQVTSDIAAVFASIDDKRLPNPAAHNSDKILILKGISVFAGIDIRSF, from the coding sequence ATGAGCATTCCATCATACTCTACCCCTCCGCGCCAAAATAGCAAAGCACTGGCCGGACTTATCTTAGTGGCTGTAGGCGGTATTTTATTGCTTCGGCAGTTAGACTTATTCTTTTTTCCACACTGGCTATTTACCTGGCCTGTGTTCCTGATTGTGTTAGGTATATATATAGGCGCAAAGAATAACTTCAGGAATGTCAGCTGGTTTGTTTTAGTACTCATTGGTAGTGCTAACTTATTAGATGACATTTTCCCTAGCATTGATGTAAGTGATTTCATGTGGCCGATTGGAATTATAGCTGTAGGAATATGGGTTATTTTACGTCGAAATCATCCCACAAAATTCGGTAAATCAAAAAACATCAAGTATGCTCCCGACCCTATACAAGCCGATTACGTGGTAAAAGATGAAAACTTTACTGCGTCAGATACTAAGGAAGAAAACTTTACCGTACCTCCGGCCTCCCACCCCGGCGATGATTATATTGAGGCTACTGCTGTATTTGGTAGTGTAAAAAAAGTGATTCTCTCTAAAGATTTTAAAGGTGGAGTAATTACTAACATTTTTGGTGGCTGTGAGCTAGATTTTACCAAAGCCGACATCAATGGCAGTGTCATCATAGATATCACCCAGTTGTTTGGCGGTGTTAAAATGCTGGTACCCTCACACTGGCAGGTAACTTCAGATATTGCTGCTGTATTTGCCAGCATTGATGATAAACGCTTGCCCAACCCGGCAGCACACAACAGCGATAAAATTTTGATCCTGAAAGGTATTTCTGTATTCGCTGGTATTGATATACGTAGCTTTTAA